A single Azospirillum sp. TSA2s DNA region contains:
- a CDS encoding cysteine peptidase family C39 domain-containing protein — MSNSPPSNFTRQGRRRTATPELRQGEIAECGLAALGIMLTHHGHPVPLEQLRAEAGSTRLGVNARALIRIARDHGMVARAFRTEPDRLSSLGFPLIAHSRFIHFVVVEAETCDGLLVNDPGGGPHVMGWDEVDDSFTGIAITIQPPEPGAQRPQGKWRPPTTARALATRLRPQAGIVFAILLSAALGRAAGVGAALAAGSWADGGAALNPLTGACVAAVAAGWGRDRLTALLGMRLAGDTAAGVFGRLRRMPAVWFARRDMAQVLEVPLAGGALQRHIGDIIRLVELPLLVLPVAAAFWLDGWSGAALLLTVIPALAALGVIHLRRGAVAARRNAPTPLVPDGGTITTLDTHRTGGRDGEVLAQLAGRHAVQTIWRQKSVALHAPLMAVLTGIAGVGLAAVLLTSLAAGRIGSGGVVALAVLTLAAHRQVLRLDRVMPALQDLKAALHRLDDLEAAAAEAEHPPAAERPAARLCVQSVRFQPSPQAPPVLSGIDLRLDPGERLGVCGDSGSGKSVLAKLSCGLLEPSSGGILLDGRPVATVARQCPGAVVLVDRSSPVIAGTIADNLRVGDLSASDATLIAALEQVRLWSDLEPRGGLSLELTEGGPELSGGQRRRLALARALLRSPVLLVIDDALDALEPALARRILDGLQRPDRIVLVTSRRPATLEGCEHRLHLDPSAAGAQMPS; from the coding sequence ATGAGCAACTCCCCACCATCGAATTTCACCCGTCAAGGCCGAAGGCGGACGGCGACGCCCGAACTGCGTCAGGGCGAGATCGCCGAGTGCGGTCTGGCGGCGCTCGGCATCATGCTGACCCATCACGGCCATCCGGTCCCGTTGGAGCAGTTGCGGGCAGAAGCGGGGTCGACCCGGCTCGGCGTCAATGCCCGCGCCCTGATCCGCATCGCCCGCGACCACGGCATGGTCGCCCGTGCCTTCCGCACCGAGCCGGACCGTCTGTCCTCCCTCGGCTTTCCCCTGATTGCCCACAGCCGCTTCATCCATTTCGTCGTGGTGGAGGCCGAAACCTGCGACGGGCTACTGGTCAACGACCCGGGCGGCGGGCCGCATGTCATGGGCTGGGACGAGGTCGACGACTCCTTCACCGGCATTGCCATCACCATCCAGCCGCCGGAGCCCGGCGCACAGCGTCCGCAGGGGAAGTGGCGTCCGCCGACAACGGCGCGGGCGCTGGCGACGCGGCTTCGGCCGCAAGCGGGCATCGTCTTCGCCATTCTGCTGTCCGCCGCGCTTGGCCGCGCCGCCGGTGTGGGGGCGGCACTCGCGGCCGGCAGTTGGGCCGACGGAGGCGCCGCCCTGAACCCGCTGACCGGAGCCTGTGTTGCCGCGGTCGCCGCCGGATGGGGCAGGGACCGGCTGACCGCGCTTCTGGGTATGAGGCTGGCCGGCGACACCGCCGCCGGCGTGTTCGGCCGGCTCCGGCGGATGCCTGCCGTCTGGTTCGCCCGCCGGGATATGGCACAGGTGCTGGAGGTGCCGCTGGCGGGTGGTGCGCTGCAACGGCACATCGGCGACATCATACGGTTGGTGGAACTGCCGCTGCTGGTCCTGCCGGTCGCAGCCGCGTTTTGGCTCGACGGGTGGAGCGGGGCGGCGCTGCTGCTGACCGTCATCCCGGCCTTGGCCGCGCTCGGTGTGATTCATCTCAGGCGCGGTGCCGTGGCTGCACGCCGGAATGCGCCGACACCGCTGGTTCCGGACGGCGGAACCATCACGACGCTCGACACCCACAGGACCGGTGGGCGCGATGGCGAGGTTCTGGCCCAGCTTGCAGGCCGCCATGCCGTGCAGACCATCTGGCGGCAGAAGTCGGTGGCCCTCCATGCGCCGCTCATGGCGGTGCTCACCGGCATCGCCGGGGTTGGTCTTGCGGCTGTATTGCTGACGAGCCTCGCCGCCGGCCGGATCGGGAGCGGTGGAGTGGTGGCGCTCGCCGTGCTGACGCTGGCGGCACATCGGCAGGTCCTGCGTCTGGACCGCGTCATGCCGGCGTTGCAGGATTTGAAAGCCGCCCTGCATCGCCTGGACGATCTGGAAGCGGCGGCAGCCGAGGCGGAGCATCCCCCCGCGGCAGAGCGCCCTGCCGCCCGTCTCTGCGTCCAGTCCGTCCGGTTCCAACCGTCGCCGCAGGCGCCACCGGTCCTGTCCGGGATCGATCTGCGTCTCGACCCGGGTGAGCGGCTGGGGGTTTGCGGCGACTCCGGTTCCGGAAAGTCGGTGCTGGCCAAGCTCTCCTGCGGGCTGCTGGAACCCTCGTCCGGAGGCATTCTGCTGGACGGCCGGCCGGTCGCGACCGTTGCCCGCCAATGTCCCGGCGCGGTGGTGCTGGTCGACCGTTCCAGTCCGGTGATCGCCGGCACGATCGCCGATAACCTGCGGGTCGGCGACCTCTCCGCAAGCGACGCGACGTTGATTGCGGCGCTGGAGCAGGTCCGGCTGTGGAGCGATCTGGAACCCCGCGGCGGCCTTTCCCTGGAACTGACCGAAGGCGGCCCGGAACTCAGCGGCGGACAGCGACGCCGGTTGGCCTTGGCGCGGGCGCTTCTGCGCAGCCCGGTCCTGCTGGTGATCGACGATGCTCTGGATGCGCTGGAGCCGGCTTTGGCGCGTCGCATCCTCGACGGGCTGCAGCGACCCGACCGCATCGTCCTGGTGACCAGCCGTCGCCCGGCGACTCTGGAGGGCTGTGAACACCGCCTTCACCTCGATCCGTCTGCGGCCGGGGCGCAGATGCCGTCGTGA
- a CDS encoding ATP-binding cassette domain-containing protein, with protein MTASAGDIVDGLRALIRDGIRKGGGEADLRAAAPAFGMRLRRVRLQPGSRGTTPWWQRDQGPLLAFRQIDGGPVLLLPDRRGSYRLEETDGRSRAMDATLAATLSPDACAPVRAGGVEPLTPARWLEVALSDGRDDRMLALFAAAGCGVAAVLPAVAVLLLGERALARGAMALAALAVVLLLAASAAGLCDRVRRVASARSGAASDLGLHGLLWERLLAVPPAMLRAVAGAVQEDRLRDGITAMQQAVAGRDAMVEALVRLGPALVVMGWAAAWPALAGGFMMIVGGLLHAWLLRRSARIRRAGRDAAADSWYRIELPAASLPQLRLLGADRWAADRAMSALRNLSAQVGLAAARRADADAVAQALMLGVPLLVGGLAMREGSGLPVAAAAALAALPAVRTVLGLAGAFGRLPDGELIAPLRPLLEAAPDSPPGAPDPGPVERLDLCDVTFTHPRAPAPCLRGVSLSLARGQVVAVAGPSGSGKSTLIALALGLLRPDSGMVRINGRDLRSLDAAAVRGRIGAVLQDEQIGVATIRSVILGMAPLPVERAWEAARLVRLDTDIAALPMGIQTLVGEDSFPAGLMQRLLIARALARDPDLLVLDEATAALDEDMQAALFADLRARGIAVLVASHRPFTLALADQVLDLSGSARS; from the coding sequence GTGACCGCTAGCGCAGGCGACATCGTGGACGGGCTGCGCGCCCTGATCCGCGACGGGATCCGCAAGGGCGGCGGGGAAGCGGACTTGCGCGCGGCGGCCCCGGCCTTTGGAATGCGCCTGCGCCGGGTGCGCTTGCAGCCGGGCAGCCGGGGGACGACGCCCTGGTGGCAGCGCGACCAGGGGCCGCTGTTGGCCTTCCGGCAGATCGATGGCGGACCGGTGCTGCTGCTCCCCGATCGGCGTGGCAGCTATCGTCTGGAGGAGACCGACGGCCGTTCCCGCGCGATGGATGCCACTCTCGCCGCGACGCTTTCCCCCGATGCCTGCGCCCCTGTCCGCGCCGGAGGTGTCGAGCCGCTGACGCCGGCGCGATGGCTGGAAGTTGCGCTGAGCGACGGCCGGGACGACCGGATGCTGGCACTGTTCGCGGCGGCCGGCTGTGGCGTCGCGGCGGTGCTGCCGGCGGTGGCGGTGCTGCTGCTGGGCGAGCGCGCACTGGCGCGCGGCGCGATGGCGTTAGCCGCCCTGGCCGTGGTTCTCCTGCTCGCGGCATCGGCGGCCGGACTGTGCGATCGGGTGCGGCGGGTCGCCTCGGCACGCTCCGGCGCGGCATCGGACCTCGGGCTGCATGGCCTGCTGTGGGAGCGGCTTCTGGCCGTCCCGCCCGCCATGTTGCGGGCGGTCGCCGGTGCCGTTCAGGAAGACCGGCTGCGCGACGGCATCACCGCGATGCAGCAGGCGGTCGCAGGTCGCGATGCGATGGTCGAGGCTTTGGTCCGGCTGGGGCCGGCGCTGGTGGTGATGGGATGGGCCGCAGCTTGGCCGGCGCTGGCAGGCGGGTTCATGATGATCGTGGGCGGGCTGCTGCACGCGTGGCTGTTGCGCCGGTCCGCACGGATACGGCGGGCGGGGCGGGATGCTGCGGCGGACTCCTGGTACAGGATAGAACTCCCGGCCGCCAGCCTGCCGCAGCTTCGCCTTCTGGGGGCCGATCGCTGGGCGGCGGATCGGGCGATGTCGGCCTTACGCAATCTGTCCGCCCAGGTCGGGCTCGCGGCGGCACGCAGGGCCGACGCCGACGCGGTCGCACAGGCGCTGATGCTGGGAGTGCCGCTTCTGGTCGGCGGACTGGCGATGCGGGAGGGCAGCGGCCTGCCCGTCGCAGCCGCCGCAGCCTTGGCGGCGTTGCCGGCGGTGCGGACCGTGCTGGGGTTGGCGGGAGCGTTCGGCCGGCTTCCCGATGGCGAACTGATCGCCCCCCTGCGCCCGCTGCTGGAGGCGGCACCCGACAGTCCGCCCGGCGCGCCCGATCCCGGACCGGTAGAGCGCCTGGACCTCTGCGACGTCACCTTCACCCATCCGCGAGCGCCGGCGCCCTGCCTGCGCGGCGTGTCGCTCAGCCTTGCGCGGGGGCAGGTGGTGGCGGTTGCCGGCCCATCCGGCAGCGGAAAATCCACGCTGATCGCGCTGGCGCTCGGCCTGCTTCGGCCGGATTCGGGAATGGTGCGGATCAATGGCCGCGACCTTCGCAGCCTGGATGCCGCCGCCGTCCGTGGCCGCATCGGCGCCGTTCTGCAGGACGAGCAGATCGGGGTGGCGACCATCAGGTCGGTCATCCTGGGCATGGCGCCGCTGCCGGTCGAGCGCGCGTGGGAGGCGGCGCGGCTGGTCCGGCTCGACACCGACATCGCGGCCCTGCCGATGGGCATCCAGACGCTGGTGGGCGAGGACTCCTTCCCGGCCGGATTGATGCAGCGGCTGCTGATCGCCCGCGCGCTGGCCCGCGATCCGGATCTCCTGGTTCTAGACGAGGCGACCGCCGCGCTGGACGAGGATATGCAGGCCGCCCTGTTCGCCGACCTGCGCGCCCGCGGCATCGCCGTGCTGGTGGCGAGCCACCGCCCGTTCACGCTCGCGCTCGCAGACCAAGTGCTCGACCTGTCCGGCTCGGCACGAAGCTGA
- a CDS encoding LysR family transcriptional regulator, with translation MSGWDGIDEFVAVAESGSFSRAAERLRVSSSHVSRSVARLEDRLQARLFYRTTRKVSLTESGRAFLARCQRLAEQRDDAFLAVGALQGGSASEVKGLLRMTSATAYGEQFIMPLINDLMERHPQLSIEVELTNRQLDLVQEGYDLAIRLGRLSESSLVATRIAPRVMHLCAAPTYLERHGTPDSLASLSSHQCLIGTTDHWLFDDNGQDWLFRPRGRWRCNSGFSVLDAALRGFGLCQLPDYYVRGPVAEGRLVSLLDRHQPPNTAVWAVYPQKRHVPAKVHAAIRHLKDGLARRPEYR, from the coding sequence ATGAGCGGCTGGGACGGCATCGACGAATTCGTGGCGGTGGCGGAGAGCGGCAGCTTCTCCCGCGCGGCGGAACGGCTGCGCGTCTCCTCCTCCCATGTCAGCCGCAGTGTGGCGCGGCTGGAGGACCGGCTGCAGGCCCGCCTGTTCTACCGCACCACCCGCAAGGTCAGCCTGACCGAGAGCGGCCGGGCCTTCCTCGCCCGCTGCCAGCGGCTGGCGGAACAGCGCGACGACGCCTTTCTCGCGGTCGGCGCTCTGCAGGGCGGCAGCGCCAGCGAGGTGAAGGGGCTGCTGCGCATGACCAGCGCCACCGCCTATGGCGAGCAGTTCATCATGCCGCTGATCAATGACCTGATGGAGCGCCACCCGCAACTGAGCATCGAGGTGGAGTTGACCAACCGCCAGCTCGATCTGGTGCAGGAAGGGTACGATCTGGCGATCCGCCTCGGACGCCTCAGCGAATCGAGTCTGGTGGCGACGCGCATCGCCCCGCGCGTCATGCATCTGTGCGCCGCCCCGACCTATCTGGAGCGTCACGGCACGCCCGACAGCCTCGCGAGCCTCAGCAGCCACCAATGCCTGATCGGCACCACCGACCATTGGCTGTTCGACGACAACGGCCAGGACTGGCTGTTCCGCCCGCGCGGGCGCTGGCGCTGCAACAGCGGCTTCTCGGTGCTGGACGCGGCACTGCGTGGGTTCGGGCTGTGCCAGTTGCCGGACTATTACGTGCGCGGGCCGGTGGCGGAGGGGCGTCTGGTTTCCCTGCTGGACCGTCACCAGCCGCCCAACACGGCGGTGTGGGCGGTCTATCCGCAGAAACGGCACGTGCCGGCGAAGGTGCATGCGGCCATCCGGCACCTGAAGGACGGGCTGGCGCGGCGGCCGGAGTATCGGTGA